One Gadus morhua chromosome 13, gadMor3.0, whole genome shotgun sequence genomic window carries:
- the rpl29 gene encoding large ribosomal subunit protein eL29, whose product MAKSKNHTSHNQSRKAHRNGIRKPKAERYESLKGVDTKFLRNMRFAKKHNKKGLKAARKAAAVAAAAAPAVAPATQ is encoded by the exons ATGGCGAAGTCAAAGAATCACACCTCCCACAACCAAT CCCGCAAGGCCCATAGGAATGGCATCAGGAAGCCCAAAGCGGAGCGTTATGAATCATTGAAAGGG GTGGACACCAAGTTCCTGAGGAACATGCGCTTCGCCAAGAAGCACAACAAGAAGGGACTGAAGGCGGCGAGGAAGGCAGCGGCCGTGGCTGCAGCAGCTGCCCCCGCAGTGGCACCAGCAACCCAATAG
- the dusp7 gene encoding dual specificity protein phosphatase 7, protein MKINLWSGSMIVTMMMSSKSAEWLQEELESGASCSLLLLDCRSHELYESSHVESAINLAIPGLMLRRLKKGNLPIRSIIPNNEDKEKFVKRCKTDMVVLYDEATSEWQENGSGSSVLGLLLQKLRDDGCKAYYLQGGFNKFQSEFPEHCETNLDCCCPSSSPPTSVLGLGGLRISSDCSDGESDREPGSATESEGSPLPNNQPAFPVQILPYLYLGCAKDSTNLDVLGKYNIKYILNVTPNLPNMFEHEGDFKYKQIPISDHWSQNLSQFFPEAISFIDEARAQKCGILVHCLAGISRSVTVTVAYLMQKLNLSLNDAYDFVKRKKSNISPNFNFMGQLLDFERTLGLNSPCDNHSSSPTNEQLFFTTPTNHNVFQLDTLEST, encoded by the exons ATGAAAATCAATCTTTGGAGCGGTTCCATGATCGTGACTATGATGATGTCGAGTAAGAGCGCGGAATGGCTGCAAGAGGAACTGGAATCTGGGGCGAGCTGCTCGCTCCTGCTGCTGGACTGCCGCTCGCACGAGCTCTACGAGTCCTCTCACGTCGAGTCGGCCATCAACCTGGCCATCCCGGGCTTGATGCTCCGGAGGCTGAAGAAGGGCAACCTCCCGATCCGGTCCATTATCCCCAATAACGAGGACAAGGAGAAGTTTGTGAAGCGGTGCAAAACGGATATGGTTGTTTTATACGACGAGGCGACGTCCGAGTGGCAGGAGAACGGGTCAGGGAGCTCCGTGCTGGGTCTGCTTCTGCAGAAACTCAGGGACGATGGCTGCAAGGCGTACTATCTCCAAG GGGGATTCAACAAGTTCCAGTCCGAGTTCCCCGAGCACTGCGAGACCAACCTCGACTGCTGCTGCCCCAGCAGCTCCCCGCCCACCTCGGTCCTGGGCTTGGGGGGCCTGCGCATCAGCTCCGACTGCTCCGACGGCGAGTCTGACCGCGAGCCCGGCAGCGCCACCGAGTCGGAGGGCAGCCCCCTGCCCAACAACCAGCCGGCGTTCCCTGTGCAGATCCTGCCTTACCTGTACCTGGGCTGCGCAAAGGACTCAACCAACCTGGACGTGTTGGGGAAGTACAACATTAAGTACATACTCAACGTGACACCCAACCTGCCCAACATGTTCGAGCACGAGGGAGACTTTAAGTACAAGCAGATTCCCATCTCCGACCACTGGAGTCAAAACCTGTCTCAGTTCTTCCCCGAGGCCATCTCCTTCATTG acgAGGCGCGGGCTCAGAAGTGTGGTATCCTGGTCCACTGCCTGGCGGGCATCAGCCGCTCGGTGACCGTCACCGTGGCCTACCTGATGCAGAAGCTCAACCTGTCGCTCAACGACGCCTATGACTTCGTCAAGCGCAAGAAGTCCAACATCTCGCCCAACTTCAACTTCATGGGCCAGCTGCTGGACTTTGAGCGGACGCTGGGCCTCAACAGCCCCTGTGACAACCACTCCTCCTCGCCCACCAATGAGCAGCTGTTCTTCACCACGCCGACCAATCACAACGTGTTCCAGCTGGACACCCTGGAGTCCACATGA